TCAAATCAGAAGCTAAAAGGTCTAACACAGATCTGCTACCATTTCAATATGTTTGCTATGTTCCTCTAATTTTTTTAGACTGCTATTCTGAGGCTCTGGGCaacctctaaagcaggggtcagcaaccttttccagctgtgggccagtccaccgtccctcagacggtatggtgggccagactatattttgaaggaggggggggaaatgaacgaattcctatgccccacaaataacccagaggtgcactttaaataaaagcacacattctactcatgtaaaaacaccaggcaggccccacaaataccgtaacccagagatgcatttaaaataaaaggacacattctactcatgtaaaaacacgctgcttcctggaccatccacgggccgcatttagaaggcgattagaaggcccccgggccttaagttgcctacccctgccctaaagattgtttttttctcattttcaatCCCAACTTGATAAACTGTTAGCCTAAGTGGTACACACAcaggcccagagtgccttccccACCAGTGATAGGGTGGAATCCCTGTCAGATCCACCTCAAAAATGCTTCTTCAGAGTGGCTTGCCCAGCTTCCTACATCTCTACACCTTTATAATTTCTGCCCATAACCCAGACAATAGTAAAAAAGCAAACCCTGCCTTCAGCCCCAAACTTATCAGACCCAGAATTTGGAACAGCTGTGAGCAGTATCCAAGGGAAgggtgtttgtatttgttcttgcCTATAAGATCCCATAGAAAATAACATTAAGTCTCTCGTCATCCTCCTTATATCTGTCAATATATCCTTATCCTCCTTGTACTTTTGAACTAGAAGCAATAATCCTTATCACAATTCCATTATTAAAACAATCCTTTGGAGTCGTCAGATACATCTCTGAAAACACACGTACTGAACTGAGGTTTGTTTTGGCTTCTGCATCCGATTACAAAAGAATTGTTTTCCAGGTATAGGGGATTaacaagtttaaaaacaaatgcatgtaATTCAATATCCTGAAACCCCAGATTCAAAATGTTGCAACTTTAATTGTGCTTTGCTGCATGGGATGCACAATTCCAACCTGACCAGAACAGGAAATAAACTTATCACAAAGAAGAAAGGGTTTGATTTTCCCAACAAGAAGTCCACTCAATTTAGTTTGAGTTTTGAGCATGTATGTGTCTCTATTCACTTGCCTGCAGGGAGAAAATAATGACTTAACTGAGTTTATTATATTTAATTGGGGGAGGGGATACCATTTTCAAATTGCACAATCACCTCTGTATGTAAGTATTGCCTTCAAGTGACCAAACAGGGGAGTTTTACAagatctggcttctttaggcaacTATCAATTTGCATATATGTATGAGCAGGCAGGAGTAAACACTGAAAGATAGCAACATTTATGGATATGAGACAGAATTGCATTTTCAGGCATTTTTTTGGCTTATAAAATGTAGCCAGTGATAATGCAATTGGAAGGGGAGGGGTCACTGGTGCTGCGTGGGGCTTCTCTCCCCCATGCGTGTTTTCTCTTATGAAAATCCCCTCCCCTCAGCTGCTTTTAGGAAAAAAACCACATACGGGAATCTTCTCTCCAGGCACAGGTTAAAAGGttcttttcattttcaaaatgtgGCCTCTGTGGGTGCATTTGTAAGACCAAAAAAAAGTCTATTGAAAACCATCAAGTCGCATGGATTGGCAATTCTGCTCCTATTTGCAAAGTTCTGGACATTTCATTGGTTGCTTTTATCTCTGAAGTGAAGCCTGGGAGCACCCCAGAGTACAAACTTGAGGGTCAACCTACCCCGCCGGCGGCAAAACTGAGGGTTATATTTCCCCACTACCACAAAATAGTAGTTGTGTGAATGGGGTGTGCGTTTGAATTGTCCACACAAAAATAAGCCCTGTTTGCAGAGAAGCTTTTAGAGAAGTATGCTAGAGAGAAGGGTTTAGCTAAACTTCATTcctgataaaaaaaataaatataaaaaaataaaaaaataaatccttccagtagcaccttagagaccaactaagtttgttcttggtatgagctttcgtgtgcatgcacacttcttcagatacactgaaacggaagtcaccatacccttatatatagtgagagagtggagaggggtatgactcagaagggggggtgggaatgggtgattggctgataggtgggggaaacctgttgacgacctTTAACGTCTGCAATTGGCCTTACagaaaaaaagcaaggggtgagatggctgtcatgtataatgagataagaatccaatgtctttgttcctGATATGCTATCTTCCTATGagttgggagttttttttttcttggggatACACACCCCACCGGTAGCTTGAAGTGGTGGGGTCCAAAGAAAGTCTTTtcgtgggatgtgatccatgggaggcagtcaagtacaacattccttgtaatgctagagaagacatgcgagggaatgtttggtccagccagtcgacaacttcctgttcctcctggctggagcatccttccttttgcatgtgataccCACACTTTTCACTTGCTCTGCTGCCTGTATGCTGTGGCTCCTGTGTGCTGAGGTCTCTCTGGCATGTAAAGAAGGATTGGGCCATGCGTTAATCATGACACAATTCAACGGAGTCTCGGGGCTAAGCTTTCAAGTGTGATTTAGAGCTACCTTGATTCACTTTCTTAGCTAAAGCACTCATTAACAAATGCAATTCAGCACAAATAGTTTTGAATTAGATATAAACTAACCTTGATTGCCGATCCTCTTCTATCTTCATTGGTAAAGGACTGAAACCTTCATTCACAGTGAAATGGGAGTTCGACACAAACTCGTATAACTTGGCTCCTTGCTGCAGCAACCACAAAAATGATGAAGATGGTTGCCTGAAGACATGGCTCAGCTGATTTCACGGCAAGCTGCATTATCCCAGGTCAACGATGGAGTTCTGTGTGCTTCATAAAGGTAGTCCTGACCCCTGCCACTGATCATTCAGAAACTTCTGTGCAGGATACTGGTTTCAAAGAAAGCTCTAAGCCAAATGGGCCCATTGAAGATCTCTCCATGCTTGTTCCATGCAAAATCTAAGCCACGAGAGCATTATTTCGATAACTGCATTCTATATTAGATGCTTTCAGAAGGATCCATTCCTGAAATACTGTCAGTGAGACAACCATACAGTGATAGCACTAAATGATGCTACCTGGAATCTAGTGCCAATTCAAGAGGCTTCACATCCTGAACACATTTATTCCCACGCTCTGCTCATGTCATGTCCAGTGCCTTTGATCTGTGGTGCACTTGGATCAAACCTGATTAATAGCAGACAGAGTTTctagtaacaaaacaaaatccttaatAAACACCAGTTATaaaggacaaacaaacaaacagcaacaccAACAAACTTTTAAGATTTTTGTTTCTCGGGATAAAAAGCACATCACTGTGTTTTCAGAAATATTATACAGTATTATATGtatttattaagaaaaaaaatctgcatttttaatAATTTAAGGCTCAACAAGAGAACAAAACCCCAACTCTGACAACAAAATACTTTTCTGCTAGAAGGCTGAAAATACCACATTCACTTCACACACGAGAAAATCAGTTTTGTACTAAAGGGGGGGGGTATATTACTTCACTAAAAGTTTCTGGAGATTTTATGAAGTCATACATCACCGAAAAAGTGCTCTTTTCATCTATAAATATAATCAGACATATAGAAAATAGAAATATTTCAGCTTGAAACTACAGTACCAACAAATAATCCATTTACTTCCCATGGAAAAAGAGGGTTTGGACAAATGAACTGTACTACAAATGAACTGTTTCTTTTTTAGTAAAATAAATTATCCGCAAGCAACATCAATTTGCACTTAACAGCTTAGAAAGCCTCCTAGATAATGGGAGGTGTCTAGCTTAATCTCAGCTGGTTTTATAAATAGATGACAGTCTCATGGGAAGGGGAGAACATTAAAAACCAAAATGAGACAAAATAACTTGCTTTTTTTCCTGAAGGTTTCTTAAGAACAgctaccatatttcaaaaatgaatACTAAGTGGACAGTACCATTTAGCTTTCTCTAATAATAATTCCATCAAGCAAACTTCACGTTCTTCCTATTCCCCTTGTTTTACAAGTCTGTTTCCCTGTTGGTGTCCAGGCAGAGTGCATAGAGTGATTTTCTGAGATCCATGCTACTTTTAGCTTTGATGTTGGCCTTCTCCACAGACCCGGTCCCATTGTTAACCCCCTCAGCATTTTCCAAGTGCACAAAGGATTTGTCCAAAGAGTTTTTGCTGGTTCCTCTCTTCAAGTCCCCGCCTGAGCCTCCTTGGCCAGTACTGGACTCCTCCTTGAGGATGGCCTGTTCGTCATGGTCAGTTTCTCGGTGGTAGAAGTAGTTGAAGTTGGAGACAATTACCGGGACAGGCAGGGCAATGGTGAGCACGCCAGCAATAGCACACAAGGACCCCACAATTTTGCCCCCCACAGTGACAGGCCTCATGTCTCCATAGCCCACCGTGGTCATGGTGACCACGGCCCACCAGAAGGCATCAGGGATGCTGGAGAAATGTGATTCGGGATCATCGGCCTCAGCAAAATAAACGGCACTGGAGAAGAGAATCACTCCGATGAAAAGGAAGAAGATGAGAAGGCCCAGTTCCCTCATGCTGGCTTTCAAAGTCTGACCCAAGATCTGCAGCCCCTTGGAGTGCCTGGAGAGCTTGAAGATCCGGAACACCCTGACCAGGCGGATGACTCGCAGGATGGCCAAAGACATGGCTTGTTGCTGGCCTccgttgctgctgccgctgctgctgctgccgctgctgccctgCGGCTGCTCCTTCTTCTGCTGTTCCTGAGCCAGCTCCGTCCCCAGAGTGATGAAGTAAGGGATGATGGCCACGATGTCAATGATGTTCATGATGTTCCTGGAGAACTCGGGCTTGCTGGGGCAGGCGAAGAAGCGCACCAGCAGCTCGAAGGTGAACCAGATGACGCACGTGGTCTCGATGATGAAGAAGGGGTCACTGAGGGTGCTGGGCGCCGTCGGGGCGCTTTCCGCCGTGCCGTTGGACGACGGGAGCAGGGGCACGCGCAGCTCCCGCTCGTCGCGGAACTCGGGCAGCGTCTCCAGGCAGAAGGTGATGATGGAGATGAGGATGACGAGCACCGAGACGATGGCGATGCCCCGCGCAGAGCTGGAGCTTTCCGGGTACTCGAAGATGAGCCACACCTGACGCTGGAACTCGTGCGCTGGGAGCGGCTTCTCCTCCTCGCGGATGAAGCCCTCGTCCTCGCGGAAGCGCTCCATGGCCTCGTCGCCCAGCTGGTAGAAGCGGATCTCGTCGGCGAACACATCGATGGAGACGTTGACGGGCCGCCGCAGCTTGCCGCCCGACTGGTAGAAGTAGAGGATGCCGTCGAAGCTGGGCCGGTTGCGGTCGAAGAAGTACTCGTTGCGCAGCGGGTCGAAGTACCGCATGCGCTTCTCGGGGTCCCCCAGCAGCGTGTCCGGGAACTGGCTGAGGGTCCCCAGCTGCGTCTCGAAGCGCAGTCCGGAGATGTTGAGCAGGACGCGCTGCTGGCCGCTCAGGGCGCGCTCGctctccgcctccgcctccggcCCCTCGTCGCCCTCGTCGCCCCCCGCCGCCGAGGAagacggcggcggcggctcggTGGTCGACAGGGCCCTGGCCGTGGCCCTGGCCGGGCGGGGGGGCCCTTCTTCGTCGGCCGCCAGCATGGCCCCGTCGGGTGGGCGCAGGAGGCCTCGCGGCGAGCCGCGCGCTGCGCCCGGCTCCGGGCAGCCCTCCTTGGCGCCGCACTCGGGCAGCCAAGGGAGCCGCTCGGCCCGGCTCAGGCCGCCGCCGGGGCCATCTTCGCCGATGGCCGTGGCGCCGCCGTTCTCCAGTGTTACCAGCGCGATCTCCATGGGGGGTAGCCCGGGCGGCGTCGGGGGCACCAAGAGGCATCGGATGCGCCCCGCATGCTGCGCCCCGTCCGAGGCAGCCACCTCCCGGCGGAGCggcgcgcctcctcctcctcctgctgttgctgctgcttgggcGCGCACGGAGCGCGCCAAGCGGCGGCCAAACGCGGAGAGAAGGCGGCAGGCTCTCGCTCGCTGGCTCGCCGGCTCCTCCTGACGTCAAGCGAGGCTCTCGCCTTCTTCCCGGGCGGCAACGAGGAGGCGGGGGTCCCGGCCGGCGCAACCGCGGCCTCGGCAAATCCGCGCGCGCGCGCCCCccacgccgccgccgcctgctaAGCAAAATCCCGCCCCCCGCGGCGCGCCGGGCCTGACAACGAAGAACCAATGCTATGCGCGCGGGGCGGGATGCGGGagatgcgcgcgcgcgcgccgccTGGACTTCTCCCTCCGGGTGGAACGAGAGCGCCTTTGGGCGTACTGCGCAGCGAACGAGGTAGAGAGCCCCCCGGGGCGCCTGTCTCCAGACGGGTCATCTCCATCATTCTCGAGGGAGCGCTCCCCGCGCAACTTTGCGCACCTGTTGGGATGTGCGGGGATTCCACTCCGAGGCAGCGGAGGAAAGGGAGATGCGCGCAGGCGGCAGGGGGTTGTTTTGCTTCGGCAAatgcggcggggggtggggtgagcgGCGGGGGAACTGCGGCTTCCCAGGGATAATGCAAGAGATTATTACTGTTCCCTTGTGATATTACTTTCATCATCCAGCGcacgagtgggggggggggaaggattatATCTCAGGAAAGCCACACGGATGTTTTGCCAGTACATTTGCAGAAGCAGAGAAATGGAGGCGTGTGGAAAGCCAGACATCTCTGGAAACGCCGCTACCCTTTGCCATTTCTGTTCAAAGTCTTGCTCATGCAGCATCATCAGAAATCTTTTTCCGGTTAAGGTTGGTCCGTGTTTTATCTCCGAGACGGGGATGGAAAGTGGCTGGGGGACCTGTGGCTGATAACCTGGTGCGTTTACAGCGAAGGTGAATTTTGAACCAGGGACCCACCTGGTCACACACACAGGACCAACAGGAGCCAAAAGATCTCAGAGGCACAGGCAGCCCCTTTCATGAACTGGATTTTTTTGGGTTTGGTTTTGGCTAAAGGGATTTTACAACATCAGCAGGGTCATTTGCCAGTACACCCTCATGAAAAAAAATTCTCAACAGGCAAGAAACTGCTCTTCTTCCATCTTCTCCTGCATCAGAGATGCTCCCTGGCCTTAAACACCCCCACTGGCCCTAAAAGTTTGGTAACCTCTGACGTACACAGAGACTGGCAGCAGTTCATGGCAAATGCACAGAGAATGACCAAAGAAGTATTAATAAGAATGGCCATTGTTTCCTCTGCAGAACAAAGGAGTGAACTAGCTTTGGTTGGACCTGCCTAAAGTTGTCCTGAGTGACCCCAGATAGTTTTCATTGTCAACTGTCCCTTTGCTTTGGCTTGTTTTCCCACTTCATTGAGTATGGAATCAGCTGCCTTGTGGactcagtaagcagcagcaaggtTGTGGCAGATAACCCACAGGCATAGCCGTGTGGCAAACGGGTATATAATCATAGAtttatggagttggaagggaccatgagagtcatgtagtccaaccccccgcaatgcaggaatcttttgcccaatgtggcaCTCAAACCCAGaatcctgagattaaaagtctcatgcttcTTTCTATGACTGTCCTGAGATCCTGGTGCCATGTTGCCAGGGTTGGGCACTGCTGCTCCTTGTCTTTCCTTTGCTTctgatttctttgttgttgttcagtcgttcagtcgtgtccgactcttcgtgaccccatggaccagagcatgccaggcacgcctatccttcactgcctctcgcagtttggccaaactcatgttcgtagcttcgagaacactgtccaaccatctcatcctctgtcgtccccttctccttgtgccctccatttttcccaacaccagggtcttttccagggagtcttctcttctcatgaggtggccaaagtactggagcctcaacttcaggatctgtacttctagtgagcactcagggccgatttccttgagaatggataggtttgatcttcttgcagtccatgggactctcaagagtctcctccagcaccataattcaaaagcatcaattcttcggcgatcagccttcttgatggtccagctctcacttccatacattactactgggaaaaccatagctttaactatacggacctttgtcggcaaggtgatgtctttgctttttaagatgctgtctaggtttgtcattgcttttctcccaagaagcaggcgtcttctgatttctaGGCATACGTTTTTGCCGGCTTCTAGCTCACTGGCATATCAAATCCCCCTTTGCGCTTGCTTTTATAatcttaaggactagaaacttaattAAAAGAATAATTTGCATCAGCTAAAACCTTAGGGCACTGAATACAGGTTTTTCCGCTTGCAGTGCAGCTGCTGACAACACACAgtcccagcttcttcttcttcttctttgcattgtTAGTCTCTAGATGGACCCTTTGGGACTGTTCTAATGCTCCAG
The sequence above is drawn from the Lacerta agilis isolate rLacAgi1 chromosome 5, rLacAgi1.pri, whole genome shotgun sequence genome and encodes:
- the LOC117046236 gene encoding potassium voltage-gated channel subfamily A member 5-like, coding for MEIALVTLENGGATAIGEDGPGGGLSRAERLPWLPECGAKEGCPEPGAARGSPRGLLRPPDGAMLAADEEGPPRPARATARALSTTEPPPPSSSAAGGDEGDEGPEAEAESERALSGQQRVLLNISGLRFETQLGTLSQFPDTLLGDPEKRMRYFDPLRNEYFFDRNRPSFDGILYFYQSGGKLRRPVNVSIDVFADEIRFYQLGDEAMERFREDEGFIREEEKPLPAHEFQRQVWLIFEYPESSSSARGIAIVSVLVILISIITFCLETLPEFRDERELRVPLLPSSNGTAESAPTAPSTLSDPFFIIETTCVIWFTFELLVRFFACPSKPEFSRNIMNIIDIVAIIPYFITLGTELAQEQQKKEQPQGSSGSSSSGSSNGGQQQAMSLAILRVIRLVRVFRIFKLSRHSKGLQILGQTLKASMRELGLLIFFLFIGVILFSSAVYFAEADDPESHFSSIPDAFWWAVVTMTTVGYGDMRPVTVGGKIVGSLCAIAGVLTIALPVPVIVSNFNYFYHRETDHDEQAILKEESSTGQGGSGGDLKRGTSKNSLDKSFVHLENAEGVNNGTGSVEKANIKAKSSMDLRKSLYALCLDTNRETDL